The sequence below is a genomic window from Desulfovibrio legallii.
GACGCCATGCTCGGGGCAGTCCACTCGGGGAATCCGAGCATGCAGGAACGTCTTGAACTGGCACGTGTCCAGATGGCGCCAGACACGAGGCTCGGCATGGTCGCGGCAAGCCAGCTCTCGACCACAAGTAGGGCAAAACCAGCGAACACCAGGACCATGCTCCACGCGGATGTCTACCCGACCTTCCGCCGTGTCCAGTTCAACAGCCTCAACAAACCAGGGCTCGGTCAGCCCGAGAATCCGAAAATATAGGTCCGTATCCTTCATTGGTGCCCTCCGGGAAGGACATTAGCAGATCAGCTACCCACGGAA
It includes:
- a CDS encoding transposase family protein → MKDTDLYFRILGLTEPWFVEAVELDTAEGRVDIRVEHGPGVRWFCPTCGRELACRDHAEPRVWRHLDTCQFKTFLHARIPRVDCPEHGV